The sequence GCACGATCAGTCCCGGCTCAGGAGGAGTTCCTCCTCGGGCTTGCGCGGGGCAGGCACAGTGACTCCGGGTGCTGCATCCGGGTCTACGTCATGTCGCAGGGTGGGCAGCCAGTGCAGCCAGCGCGGCAGGTACCAGTTGGCGTCCCCCAGCAGCTGCATCACCGCCGGCAACAGCAGCGCCCGGACGATGGTGGCGTCGAGCAGCACCGCGATCGCCAGACCCAGCCCGATCTGCTTCATGCTGGTCAGCGACAGGGTCAGGAAGGTCGCGAAGACGAAGACCATGATCACCGCGGCGCTGGTCACCACCCCGGCGGAGCTGGTGATGCCCTGGGCGACCGCTGTCCGGGTGGGCAGGCCGCGGTCGTGGCCCTCACGGATCCGGCTGAGGATGAAGACGTGGTAGTCCATCGACAGGCCGAACAGGATCACGAACAGGAAGAGCGGGATCCAGTTCACGATCGCCCCGGTCCGGTCGATGCCGAGCAGCCCCAGCCCCCAGCCCTCCTGGAAGACGAGCACGAGTGAGCCGTAGGCCGCCGCGACGCTGAGCAGGTTCAGCACGATGGCGGTCACGGCGACCACCACGGAGCGGAACGAGACCAGCAGCAGCACGAACGCCAGCGCCAGCACGAAGCCGAACACCCACGGCGTCCGGTCGGCCATGAGCTCGTCGAAGGCCACCGAGTAGGCGGTGCTGCCGGAGACCGCCACCGTGGCGTCCTCCAGGTCGCCGGCCGTTGCTGGGAGGATGTCGTCGGTCAGCGTGGCCAGGGCGTCACGTGAGACCTGCTCCTCCCCGTCACCGACCAGCGGGACGCCGACGACCGCGACCGTGCCGGCCTCGTTGGTCTCGACTGTGATCGGGTCGTTCATCTGCCCACTGGCCAACGCTCGTCCGCGCAGATCGGCGATCGCCGCCTGCACCGCGGGGGTCGTGACGTCGGGCGCCTCGATCACCACCCGCGCCGGGGAAGGGCCGCCGGGGAACGCCTCGGTGATCCGCTCGTAGGTCTGCATCACCGCGAGGTCGTCGGGGATGTCCTCGACGCCCTCGTTGCGCAAGTCCATCGACAGGGCCGGGAGGGCGAGACCGATCAGGGCAGCCGCCGAGACCACCGCGGCGACCAGCGGCCGGCGCAGCACCGCGCCGAGGACCGCGGGCCAGAACCGGCCGGGCCCGCCCTCCCGCTGGCGGCGCAGGAACGGGAGACGGCCCTTCTCCACCCGGTCGCCCAGCCAGGCCATCATCGCCGGCAGCACGGTGAGCGAGCCGAGCACCGAGCAGGCGACGACGAGGATGGTGGCCGAAGCGACGCCGGTGAACACCGAGAAGCCGGTCAGGAACATGCCCGCCATCGCGACCATGACGGTGATGCCCGAGATGAGGACCGCGCGTCCGGAGGTGGCCGCGGCAATGTCCAGGGCGTCGACCGGCCCGGCGCCCCTGGCGCGCTCTTCGCGCTCGCGCTTGAGGTAGAAGAGCGAATAGTCCACGCCGACGGCCAGGCCGATGAGCAGCATGACGATCTGCGCGGTCTGGTCGACGTGCCAGAGCTGGCTGGTCAGGCTCAGCAGGCCGAGCGCGCCGACGAACGCGGTCAGCGCGAACACCAGCGGGAGCACGGCGGCGACCAGCGCACCGAAGGTCAGCAGCAGCACCGCCAGCGTGATGGGGATCGACAGCAACTCCGCGCGCTGGAAGTCCGCGTCGATCGTCTCGTTCAGCGCCAGGTCGGCGCTGATGTCGCCGAACTGCTCCACCCGGACGTCGTCGTGCTCGGCCGCCACCGCGGCGACGGCGTCCTGGATGGGACCGATCCGCTCCTCGGCGCTCTCGGCGTCCCCGGCGATGTCGAAGGTGACCAGCGCCGAGAGTCCGTCGGCGGACACCAGCGGGGCGCCGTCGAGGGGGCTGACGACGTCGGTCGCCTCGGGAGTGGCCCGCAGCCTCTTCACCACGTCGGTCACAGCGGCGGTGGCGACGGCCTCGGGCGCGCCGCGCTCCCGCTGTACCAGCACCATTTCCGAGGCCGGCTCCTCCCAGCCGTTCTCGTCGAGGATCCGCTGTGCCTCGGCCGCCCCACCCAGCAGCTGCTCCGCAGGGGTCAGTTCCCCGCGCGGCAGCAGGCCGCCGAGGACCACGGCCAGGGCCACGAAGGCCAGCCAGCCGAGCACCGCGGTCCTGCGGTGCCGGGCGCTCCACCGACCCATGCGGCCGGCGATGTTGCGTGATGTCTCCACTGTCGTCTCCCGAGGTCCGGATTCGACGACAGAGCCTGCCCACGCCGGACGGCGTGCGCGTCGGCCGGCGGTCTGATCCGGCGGGCGGTCGTCCTGACCCGGATGGTGTACGACCCACGGGTGAGACCCTTGGGTGGGTGCTGCGCCGGTCTCGTGCTACGCCCCGGCCGAACCCGGCCTGAGCAGCCCGCTCTCGTAGGCGACCACCACGGCCTGCGCCCGGCTGGACAGGTGCAGCTTGGCCATGACGCGGCCCAGGTGGGTCTTCACGGTCGCCTCGCTGACGAACAGCTCCGCGGCGATCTCCTGGTTGCTGCGCCCGGTGCCCACCAGCCGAAGGACATCGACCTCGCGCTCGGTCAGCTCGGCCAGCTGCCTCCCCGAAGGCCGCGCCGACGGGGCCGGCTGGCGGGCGAACTCGGCGATGAGCTTG is a genomic window of Blastococcus sp. HT6-30 containing:
- a CDS encoding MMPL family transporter, producing the protein METSRNIAGRMGRWSARHRRTAVLGWLAFVALAVVLGGLLPRGELTPAEQLLGGAAEAQRILDENGWEEPASEMVLVQRERGAPEAVATAAVTDVVKRLRATPEATDVVSPLDGAPLVSADGLSALVTFDIAGDAESAEERIGPIQDAVAAVAAEHDDVRVEQFGDISADLALNETIDADFQRAELLSIPITLAVLLLTFGALVAAVLPLVFALTAFVGALGLLSLTSQLWHVDQTAQIVMLLIGLAVGVDYSLFYLKREREERARGAGPVDALDIAAATSGRAVLISGITVMVAMAGMFLTGFSVFTGVASATILVVACSVLGSLTVLPAMMAWLGDRVEKGRLPFLRRQREGGPGRFWPAVLGAVLRRPLVAAVVSAAALIGLALPALSMDLRNEGVEDIPDDLAVMQTYERITEAFPGGPSPARVVIEAPDVTTPAVQAAIADLRGRALASGQMNDPITVETNEAGTVAVVGVPLVGDGEEQVSRDALATLTDDILPATAGDLEDATVAVSGSTAYSVAFDELMADRTPWVFGFVLALAFVLLLVSFRSVVVAVTAIVLNLLSVAAAYGSLVLVFQEGWGLGLLGIDRTGAIVNWIPLFLFVILFGLSMDYHVFILSRIREGHDRGLPTRTAVAQGITSSAGVVTSAAVIMVFVFATFLTLSLTSMKQIGLGLAIAVLLDATIVRALLLPAVMQLLGDANWYLPRWLHWLPTLRHDVDPDAAPGVTVPAPRKPEEELLLSRD